In Bythopirellula goksoeyrii, a single window of DNA contains:
- a CDS encoding ROK family protein codes for MSAPEAHLPLVDAKFPLFVGIDLGGTNIKLGLVDDSGQTIEYHSVPTNVEQGPDQAVERIASGVAHLLEEALVTKSDVVRIGLATPGPMDLEAGLLLTPGNLPGWWDFPIRERVAAKCGLPVRFANDANAAAYGEYWQGAAADTHSMALLTLGTGIGGGVVIRDLLVEGHIAVERNVVSS; via the coding sequence ATGTCCGCTCCCGAAGCCCACCTCCCTCTTGTAGACGCTAAATTCCCTTTGTTTGTAGGCATTGATTTGGGCGGGACAAACATCAAGTTGGGACTAGTGGACGATAGTGGCCAAACAATCGAGTATCATTCTGTCCCAACAAACGTAGAGCAAGGGCCTGATCAGGCAGTGGAGCGGATCGCAAGTGGTGTAGCACATTTGCTTGAAGAGGCACTCGTCACTAAATCAGATGTTGTTCGAATTGGTCTGGCGACCCCAGGACCGATGGATCTAGAGGCGGGACTCTTACTCACACCAGGGAATCTCCCCGGTTGGTGGGACTTTCCCATTCGCGAACGAGTCGCTGCGAAATGCGGACTTCCTGTCCGATTTGCCAACGACGCAAATGCCGCGGCCTACGGTGAGTACTGGCAGGGAGCAGCAGCCGATACCCATAGCATGGCGCTGCTTACCCTGGGAACGGGTATTGGTGGCGGTGTTGTTATCCGAGACTTGTTGGTGGAGGGGCACATAGCTGTGGAGCGGAATGTGGTTTCATCCTAA
- a CDS encoding ROK family protein, giving the protein MGRASDALAGGRESTLSETLSSTESLTPLAIAQAAEAGDSLALEIVLETARYLALGIGTLIHIVDPGCVVLGGAMNFGGAGHPLGEQFLQKVRDELRPRLLPPLRKLLQVEFAKLGGDAGYIGAAGLARLEHLKQCDVLVP; this is encoded by the coding sequence GTGGGAAGAGCGTCGGATGCCTTGGCAGGAGGTCGCGAAAGCACATTGTCAGAGACACTTAGCTCAACCGAATCGCTTACTCCGTTGGCCATTGCACAAGCAGCCGAGGCGGGTGATTCGTTGGCATTGGAAATAGTCCTGGAAACGGCTCGCTATCTTGCTCTGGGGATTGGGACCTTGATCCACATTGTTGATCCGGGGTGCGTCGTTCTTGGCGGGGCAATGAATTTTGGCGGTGCAGGGCACCCTCTTGGAGAGCAGTTTCTCCAGAAAGTTCGCGATGAACTGCGACCTCGCCTCTTACCCCCGCTTCGCAAGCTACTGCAAGTCGAGTTCGCTAAACTTGGCGGCGATGCGGGCTACATCGGCGCAGCTGGATTGGCCAGACTGGAGCATCTCAAACAATGCGATGTTTTAGTCCCCTAG
- a CDS encoding carbohydrate ABC transporter permease, whose amino-acid sequence MTGISQSEVRAGLAMVSPWIVGFAVLTLYPFLASFYWSFCRYDLLSEPKWVGLANYRRISGEVLSGGTLAQAIGNTVYYAVLSVGFSVILGVLLAVMLSWEVRGRAIFRTLCYLPSVVPIVAAAVLWMALLDPQQGLINGILAQLGIPAQGWFQSTSSALWPPAWPVDHAGRIFGSKDGLVLMGVWGVGNLLVIYLAAITEIPRQLYEAAELDGAGHWRQFWHVTLPMLSPVIFFNVVVGLIHSVQAFTQIYLVSDGQGDPAGATLTLSLHLFLAAFKELDMGYASAVAWMLFVVILLITIWLFRTSHRWVHHQGAA is encoded by the coding sequence ATGACTGGTATCTCCCAGAGTGAAGTTCGCGCAGGGCTGGCGATGGTTAGCCCTTGGATCGTTGGGTTTGCCGTCCTCACGCTCTATCCATTTCTCGCTTCGTTCTATTGGAGCTTTTGCCGCTACGACTTGCTCAGCGAACCGAAATGGGTGGGACTTGCCAACTATCGCCGCATCTCGGGAGAAGTTCTCTCGGGCGGTACTTTGGCACAGGCGATTGGCAACACCGTTTACTACGCTGTCCTAAGCGTTGGCTTCTCAGTAATCCTGGGCGTCTTGTTGGCAGTCATGCTCTCTTGGGAGGTTCGAGGCAGGGCCATCTTTCGCACACTCTGCTATTTACCATCTGTCGTGCCAATTGTAGCTGCCGCGGTGTTGTGGATGGCGCTGCTTGATCCGCAGCAGGGTCTCATCAATGGCATCCTGGCGCAGTTGGGGATTCCTGCACAGGGATGGTTTCAGAGCACGAGCTCAGCCCTCTGGCCCCCGGCTTGGCCTGTCGATCACGCTGGACGAATTTTTGGCTCGAAAGACGGGCTAGTGCTGATGGGCGTTTGGGGCGTAGGAAACTTGCTCGTAATCTATCTGGCCGCCATCACCGAAATTCCTCGCCAGCTTTACGAGGCGGCCGAGTTGGATGGTGCAGGCCACTGGCGGCAATTCTGGCATGTGACACTTCCCATGCTTTCACCAGTAATTTTCTTCAATGTGGTCGTGGGCTTGATTCACTCCGTACAAGCGTTTACCCAAATCTATCTGGTAAGCGATGGCCAGGGCGACCCTGCAGGAGCCACGCTGACGCTGTCGCTCCATTTGTTCCTCGCGGCATTCAAGGAACTCGATATGGGATACGCTTCGGCAGTGGCTTGGATGTTGTTCGTGGTTATTCTCCTGATCACTATTTGGCTCTTTCGTACCTCGCATCGCTGGGTGCATCACCAAGGAGCCGCGTGA
- a CDS encoding sugar phosphate isomerase/epimerase family protein: protein MTIFRIAAQTRCFAQPFKKALHTAASIGCEGVQFDARNELQPSDISDTGLRQLRKMLDDLNLRVGSLSFPTRRGYSEPADLDRRVAATLDAMRLASQVQARVLVCNLGRIPDDPASSEWATLSDVINTLTTHGMRLGVQLAARAGFVSCVQLADFVGSFSEGTLFLDLHPASLMAAGHSPAEFVSTLGQYVAHVHAVDSVRDFSANRHLEVELGRGSVDFPALLGGLEEYEYRGWITIERNGSAQTVEDFANAVKFLRTV, encoded by the coding sequence GTGACAATATTTCGAATCGCGGCACAAACCCGATGCTTTGCGCAACCGTTCAAGAAAGCATTGCATACTGCGGCGTCTATTGGGTGCGAAGGAGTGCAATTTGATGCCCGAAACGAGCTTCAGCCATCGGATATTTCGGACACCGGACTGCGCCAGTTGCGGAAAATGCTTGATGATCTGAATCTGCGGGTTGGTTCGCTCTCCTTCCCCACACGACGTGGATATTCGGAACCCGCCGATCTGGATCGCCGAGTGGCAGCCACCTTGGATGCGATGCGACTCGCCTCGCAAGTTCAGGCCAGAGTTCTGGTCTGCAATCTAGGTCGCATACCAGACGATCCAGCAAGTTCAGAGTGGGCGACGCTCTCCGATGTGATCAATACCCTGACCACGCACGGAATGCGACTGGGAGTCCAGTTAGCTGCCAGGGCAGGTTTTGTCAGTTGTGTGCAGCTTGCCGATTTCGTTGGTTCCTTTTCAGAAGGGACCCTGTTTCTGGATTTGCATCCTGCGAGCTTGATGGCGGCAGGTCACTCACCTGCTGAATTTGTAAGTACGCTTGGCCAGTATGTCGCCCATGTTCACGCCGTCGACTCCGTGCGAGATTTCTCTGCCAACCGACATCTGGAAGTTGAACTCGGCCGCGGATCCGTAGACTTTCCCGCCCTGCTCGGCGGACTCGAGGAATACGAATATCGCGGTTGGATAACCATCGAACGGAACGGCTCCGCACAAACGGTCGAAGACTTCGCCAACGCAGTAAAATTCCTCCGCACCGTTTAG
- a CDS encoding sulfite exporter TauE/SafE family protein, protein MFYSLHDILLIALVMTFGSVVQGAVGFASGLLGVPLLVICGFSLPEAAIINLISTSIQNLTGAWKLRDYLDIRDLIYPTLIRLLAIPLGTASVSWLAERITASQSKQVVGGILLAVVSLLWCFRVKRREKLNLFWQTLAFFSSGFLLGFASIGGAPIVIYVNSLTWGVNRSRAFLFFCSAVGQPLAMWFFWQQFGEQFWTPVCSTLVVLPAILAGLWVGLPLGARLSQPVFRNITLGLITLTALAAIISPYFYNA, encoded by the coding sequence ATGTTCTACTCTCTTCACGATATCCTGCTGATTGCTCTGGTGATGACATTCGGGAGCGTTGTGCAAGGGGCTGTGGGATTCGCGTCTGGCTTGCTAGGCGTACCTCTTCTGGTGATCTGTGGTTTCTCTCTCCCGGAGGCAGCGATTATTAACCTCATCTCGACTAGCATTCAAAATCTAACAGGGGCTTGGAAACTTCGAGACTATCTAGACATTCGCGATCTGATCTATCCTACGCTGATTCGCTTACTGGCAATCCCTTTGGGGACGGCGTCAGTTTCCTGGCTTGCTGAAAGGATTACAGCTTCGCAGAGTAAGCAAGTGGTCGGCGGCATCTTACTAGCGGTGGTTTCACTACTATGGTGTTTTAGAGTCAAGCGGCGGGAGAAACTTAATCTCTTCTGGCAAACACTGGCTTTTTTCTCGTCAGGATTCCTATTGGGTTTTGCTTCGATCGGAGGAGCTCCGATAGTTATTTATGTGAACTCGCTCACATGGGGAGTCAATAGGTCCCGCGCTTTTTTGTTTTTTTGCTCGGCCGTTGGCCAGCCTCTTGCCATGTGGTTTTTCTGGCAGCAGTTTGGTGAACAATTCTGGACTCCAGTTTGTTCAACGCTTGTGGTTCTTCCAGCAATTCTAGCAGGGCTCTGGGTGGGACTCCCTTTGGGTGCCCGTCTCTCACAGCCCGTGTTTCGTAACATCACTTTGGGACTGATTACACTCACTGCTCTTGCTGCAATTATCTCTCCGTATTTTTATAATGCTTGA
- the mgrA gene encoding L-glyceraldehyde 3-phosphate reductase produces MYHADEARYENMTFQRCGRSGLKLPAVSLGLWHNFGRVDSFENYRAIGLRAFDLGVTHFDLANNYGPPPGSAEENFGQILRDDLAKYRDELIISTKAGYLMWDGPYGEWGSRKYLLSSLDQSLQRMGVEYVDIFYSHRPDPDTPLEETMGALASAVAQGKALYVGISNYRADMAVEACRLLREMGTPCLIHQPRYSMFDRWVESDGLLDVLEREGVGCIPFSPLAQGMLTDRYLEGIPSDSRAAKSHGFLQQADITSARLKQIRQLAEIASSREQTLAQMALAWVLRDPRITTVLIGASSVAQLEQNVGCLANRDFNSSELSSIENILAQR; encoded by the coding sequence ATGTACCATGCCGACGAAGCACGATACGAGAATATGACCTTCCAGCGTTGCGGTCGGAGCGGCTTAAAGCTCCCTGCGGTTTCTTTGGGGCTTTGGCACAACTTTGGCAGAGTTGACTCGTTTGAGAACTATCGTGCCATAGGGCTTCGTGCTTTTGATCTCGGTGTCACTCACTTCGATCTGGCCAATAATTACGGCCCTCCTCCCGGCTCGGCGGAAGAGAATTTTGGTCAGATTCTGCGTGATGATCTCGCGAAGTATCGCGATGAGTTAATAATCTCAACGAAGGCAGGCTACTTGATGTGGGACGGCCCTTATGGAGAATGGGGTTCCCGAAAGTATTTGCTGAGTAGCCTTGACCAAAGCCTCCAAAGAATGGGCGTCGAGTACGTCGATATCTTTTATTCGCATCGGCCAGATCCAGATACTCCCCTGGAAGAAACCATGGGGGCTCTCGCTTCTGCTGTGGCCCAAGGAAAGGCACTATACGTCGGTATTTCGAATTATCGAGCGGATATGGCTGTCGAAGCCTGTAGGCTCCTCCGTGAGATGGGTACTCCTTGTCTCATTCATCAACCACGGTATTCGATGTTTGATCGCTGGGTAGAATCTGACGGCCTATTAGACGTGCTCGAACGAGAGGGGGTCGGCTGCATACCCTTTTCCCCTCTCGCCCAAGGAATGCTCACAGACCGCTATCTTGAAGGCATACCGAGCGATAGCCGTGCAGCCAAATCTCATGGCTTTCTCCAACAAGCTGATATTACCTCCGCGAGGCTGAAGCAAATCCGACAACTCGCCGAGATTGCAAGCTCAAGAGAGCAAACTCTAGCCCAAATGGCTCTCGCCTGGGTACTGCGAGATCCTCGCATTACTACGGTTCTGATCGGCGCTAGTTCAGTCGCTCAGCTAGAACAAAATGTTGGTTGTCTGGCCAACCGAGATTTCAATTCGAGCGAACTGTCCTCGATAGAAAATATTTTGGCCCAGAGGTAA
- a CDS encoding GNAT family N-acetyltransferase — protein MKVEILESRQLTAEDALAIGQLIFKVWPKPGKDAVFRQRQMLTLGHCYQGPEKQAPRSFVIREQDRVIAHAAVIPRSINTSHGEMTIAGLCKVCSDPDLRGHGLGEMVVRAVFDLVDAGVYDFALFQTTRPVKKFYEGLGACEVDNRFVNSLDPNPDKCPFWDEIRMRYPTNRDWPTGTIDLLGPGY, from the coding sequence GTGAAGGTCGAAATTTTAGAATCCCGTCAACTCACTGCCGAAGATGCCCTGGCCATCGGCCAGTTGATCTTCAAGGTTTGGCCCAAGCCGGGCAAAGACGCCGTTTTTCGACAACGTCAAATGCTGACCCTCGGCCATTGCTACCAGGGCCCCGAAAAGCAAGCTCCCCGCTCTTTTGTGATTCGCGAGCAAGATCGTGTGATCGCCCACGCGGCGGTCATTCCACGGTCAATCAACACTTCGCATGGGGAAATGACCATTGCAGGGCTTTGCAAGGTTTGCAGCGATCCAGATCTACGTGGACACGGCCTCGGCGAAATGGTCGTTCGAGCGGTTTTTGATCTAGTGGACGCCGGCGTGTACGACTTCGCACTTTTTCAGACGACACGACCTGTCAAGAAGTTCTACGAAGGATTGGGGGCCTGCGAAGTGGACAACCGGTTCGTTAACTCCTTGGATCCGAATCCAGATAAATGCCCCTTTTGGGACGAGATTCGTATGCGGTATCCCACAAATCGAGACTGGCCCACAGGTACTATAGATCTACTAGGACCAGGATACTAA
- a CDS encoding RNA polymerase sigma factor yields the protein MALSEIDRSLLERCLAKKPRAWEDFVDRFMGLVIHVINHTAHCRSVLLASTDRDDLVGEVMLSIVDNDFAVLRHFRGQSSLATYLTVIARRVVVKKLIERHQAASLGSLSGEPHTNDAPFEQRIEDREEVDRLLQSLDGTEAQVVRMYHLEGKTYQEICRTTGMSSNSVGPMLSRVRNKLRSMPQQS from the coding sequence GTGGCTTTATCTGAAATTGATCGAAGTCTGCTAGAACGCTGTTTGGCAAAAAAGCCCCGCGCATGGGAGGATTTTGTTGACCGCTTTATGGGATTGGTGATTCATGTCATAAATCACACGGCCCATTGTCGGAGCGTGCTGCTTGCCTCTACGGATCGCGACGATTTGGTGGGAGAAGTCATGCTAAGCATCGTAGACAACGATTTTGCCGTTCTGCGGCATTTCCGTGGTCAAAGCAGCCTGGCAACCTATTTGACTGTGATTGCGCGCCGAGTTGTCGTGAAGAAACTCATCGAGCGTCATCAAGCTGCTTCGCTGGGTTCGCTCTCCGGCGAGCCTCACACGAACGATGCTCCTTTTGAGCAGCGAATTGAAGACCGGGAAGAAGTAGATCGATTGCTCCAGTCGCTTGATGGGACGGAAGCCCAAGTAGTCCGCATGTATCACTTGGAAGGCAAGACTTACCAGGAGATTTGCCGCACTACTGGGATGTCGTCCAACAGTGTTGGCCCCATGCTCAGTCGTGTTCGCAACAAATTGCGGAGCATGCCACAACAGAGTTGA
- a CDS encoding extracellular solute-binding protein, with protein MISRFVLTFAIIATGALSVADATEPAEIVFWHFWGGRDRPIVERIVAGFNESQDRYRVRAIAMPGSNLDLKFFLSVAGGDPPDLLNHDDPVVGDWAYRGVLTPLDELAASNEIKRLKTWLFPAARELGTAQGQLYALCNGLDIRALYCNQTLLAEHGIRLPETIEDLDQIAETIAPASGSVGRHQMGYLPDPRRLWAWGVVFGGRFVDSTGSITADDPKIVAALTWMAGFSERYGPSEVAAFRSGEQALTGAAFPLLANRRYAVVMDGQWRLRDLSEAAAAAKQNGEKADEIAVVPLPPPSGGVANAGWVNGNFFVVPQSARQKQGAWEFMKYWTGFSGNVDAAAKACADAGWIPPSQEIVEQAPYQRALEEQPLLREFVVLAASANERPVPSLPVSSFYYQEVVNAAQQVMYRGADPHTELKEATGRVQRRLQEVLDE; from the coding sequence ATGATTTCCCGATTTGTTCTCACTTTTGCCATAATCGCGACAGGTGCTCTCAGTGTGGCCGATGCCACAGAACCTGCTGAAATCGTCTTCTGGCATTTCTGGGGCGGACGCGATCGGCCCATCGTCGAGCGAATTGTTGCCGGCTTCAACGAATCTCAGGATCGCTACCGGGTGCGTGCGATTGCCATGCCGGGGTCGAATCTAGATCTCAAGTTTTTCCTGAGCGTCGCAGGGGGCGATCCGCCGGACCTGCTGAATCACGACGATCCCGTGGTCGGTGATTGGGCCTATCGGGGAGTCCTCACGCCGCTCGACGAATTGGCCGCGTCCAACGAAATCAAACGCTTGAAGACATGGCTCTTTCCAGCAGCGCGTGAACTGGGTACCGCTCAGGGCCAACTCTATGCACTGTGCAATGGGCTCGACATTCGTGCCTTGTATTGTAATCAGACGTTGCTTGCCGAGCATGGTATCCGATTGCCGGAGACAATCGAAGATTTGGACCAAATTGCCGAAACGATTGCACCGGCGTCAGGGTCCGTGGGCCGCCACCAGATGGGCTATCTCCCTGATCCGAGAAGACTTTGGGCATGGGGAGTCGTCTTTGGCGGACGATTCGTCGATTCGACGGGATCAATCACAGCTGATGATCCTAAAATCGTCGCCGCCCTCACTTGGATGGCAGGTTTCAGCGAGCGTTATGGCCCCAGCGAGGTTGCCGCGTTTCGCTCAGGAGAGCAGGCTCTTACGGGGGCCGCCTTTCCGCTCTTGGCGAATCGTCGCTACGCCGTGGTCATGGATGGCCAGTGGCGTCTCCGCGATCTATCTGAGGCGGCAGCCGCAGCAAAGCAGAATGGCGAGAAAGCCGACGAAATCGCCGTCGTTCCGCTTCCCCCACCATCGGGAGGCGTTGCCAATGCTGGCTGGGTGAATGGTAATTTCTTCGTCGTACCCCAGAGTGCCCGACAGAAGCAAGGAGCCTGGGAGTTCATGAAATATTGGACTGGTTTTTCGGGCAACGTCGACGCCGCCGCGAAAGCCTGTGCTGACGCAGGTTGGATTCCACCCTCACAAGAGATTGTTGAGCAGGCTCCGTACCAGAGGGCCCTGGAAGAACAGCCACTCCTACGTGAATTCGTCGTCTTGGCAGCCAGTGCGAATGAACGTCCGGTTCCCTCGCTACCCGTTAGTTCGTTTTACTATCAAGAAGTTGTGAACGCGGCACAGCAGGTGATGTATCGCGGAGCTGACCCCCACACAGAATTGAAGGAAGCTACCGGGCGTGTTCAGCGGCGACTGCAGGAGGTGTTGGATGAATAG
- a CDS encoding carbohydrate ABC transporter permease: protein MNSRTPGWWAYVSLLTVSALMAAPLVWLVLTSLKAPEQLASEPLSWWPRPFRWQNYHDAVNAIPFFRYLANTLLLCLGNVTGTLISCSVVAYAFARLRWPGRDVLFAVLIATLLLPWQVTMVPRFLVIRELGLYDSLGALIVPKFLGEAFYIFLLRQFFLTVPQSLIDAARLDGCSELGILFRVMLPLCRPALLTVGLLEFVATWNDYGGPLMYLNDPDRFPLAYGLEQFISSHSSELNLLLAAAVLFTLPIVMLFALLQRAFLDGIATTGLKG from the coding sequence ATGAATAGTCGAACTCCTGGCTGGTGGGCCTATGTCAGTTTATTGACGGTCTCCGCGCTCATGGCTGCGCCATTGGTGTGGTTGGTGCTCACTTCGCTCAAGGCACCCGAACAGTTGGCCTCGGAGCCGTTGTCCTGGTGGCCGCGACCCTTTCGCTGGCAGAATTACCACGACGCGGTCAATGCGATTCCGTTTTTCCGCTATCTAGCGAATACGCTTCTATTGTGTCTAGGCAATGTGACGGGGACGCTCATTTCCTGCAGTGTGGTGGCGTATGCCTTTGCTCGCTTGCGCTGGCCAGGGCGTGATGTGTTGTTCGCCGTGTTGATCGCCACGTTACTACTTCCGTGGCAAGTGACCATGGTGCCGCGATTCCTAGTGATCCGGGAACTAGGTTTGTATGATTCGCTGGGAGCTTTGATCGTGCCCAAATTCTTGGGAGAAGCGTTTTACATTTTTCTGCTGCGACAGTTCTTCCTGACCGTCCCCCAATCCTTGATCGATGCGGCTCGTTTGGATGGTTGCAGCGAACTGGGAATTTTGTTCCGTGTGATGTTGCCGCTGTGCCGCCCAGCCCTGTTGACAGTCGGCTTGCTAGAATTTGTCGCCACCTGGAACGACTACGGAGGGCCGCTGATGTACCTGAATGATCCCGATCGATTTCCGCTTGCCTATGGGCTGGAGCAGTTTATCAGTTCGCATTCAAGCGAATTGAACCTACTACTCGCTGCAGCCGTGTTATTCACCTTGCCGATTGTAATGCTGTTCGCCCTCTTGCAGCGCGCATTCCTCGACGGCATCGCCACAACTGGTCTGAAGGGGTAG
- the hemB gene encoding porphobilinogen synthase — protein MPDFHLNMGSYPETRLRRTRRNDWSRRLMQENRLSVNDLIWPLFVCEGANIREPISSLPGVERLGISQIVEAVGEAVELGIPAVAIFPATPPDKKTPECEEAINAKNLICRAVRAVKKAHGDRIGVICDVALDPYSSHGQDGLVREGYVVNDETVAMLCRQAIVQAEAGCDIIAPSDMMDGRVGAIRRALDVAGYLDIQIMAYAAKYASAFYGPFRDAVGSAANLGAGDKRTYQMDVANSDEALREVALDISEGADSVMVKPGMPYLDIVRRVKDSFGVPTFAYQVSGEYAMLCAAAERGWLDREKVMLESLLAFKRAGADGILTYFARDTAKLLSQA, from the coding sequence ATGCCTGATTTTCACCTGAATATGGGGTCTTATCCAGAGACGCGACTCCGGAGAACCCGGCGAAATGACTGGTCGCGGCGTTTGATGCAGGAAAACCGGCTCTCGGTGAACGATTTAATCTGGCCCCTCTTCGTATGTGAAGGGGCTAACATTCGAGAGCCCATCTCCTCACTGCCTGGTGTCGAGCGTTTGGGGATTTCGCAAATTGTCGAAGCAGTCGGAGAAGCAGTCGAACTCGGCATACCTGCCGTAGCGATCTTTCCGGCTACCCCACCAGATAAGAAAACGCCCGAATGCGAGGAAGCAATCAATGCCAAGAACCTGATTTGCCGGGCCGTACGCGCCGTGAAGAAGGCCCACGGTGATCGGATCGGGGTAATTTGTGACGTGGCGCTCGACCCTTATTCAAGCCACGGTCAAGATGGATTGGTCCGAGAAGGCTATGTCGTCAACGACGAAACAGTCGCCATGCTCTGCCGCCAGGCGATTGTTCAAGCGGAAGCAGGCTGCGACATTATCGCCCCTTCAGACATGATGGATGGGCGGGTGGGAGCGATTCGCCGAGCGCTCGACGTGGCGGGTTATCTCGACATACAAATCATGGCCTATGCCGCCAAGTATGCATCGGCCTTTTATGGACCGTTCCGCGATGCGGTCGGTTCGGCGGCCAATCTCGGTGCCGGCGACAAACGGACCTATCAGATGGATGTAGCTAACAGCGACGAAGCGTTGCGCGAAGTGGCACTCGACATTTCTGAAGGGGCCGACAGTGTGATGGTCAAGCCAGGTATGCCCTATCTCGATATAGTACGTCGCGTCAAAGATTCTTTTGGAGTGCCAACATTTGCCTACCAAGTGAGCGGAGAATACGCGATGTTGTGCGCGGCCGCAGAGCGTGGATGGTTAGACAGAGAGAAAGTAATGCTCGAGAGTTTGCTCGCCTTTAAGCGAGCGGGAGCCGACGGTATTCTCACCTATTTCGCGCGGGATACGGCGAAGCTACTGTCCCAGGCTTAA
- a CDS encoding ferredoxin family protein, producing the protein MTHVVCEPCFACKYTDCVVVCPVECFYEGEQILYIHPDECIDCEACVPECPVEAIFHEDNVPEEWAAFTELNAEMAPQCPVITEKKEPLADS; encoded by the coding sequence ATGACGCATGTAGTTTGCGAACCTTGCTTTGCCTGCAAGTACACCGACTGTGTCGTGGTTTGCCCCGTTGAATGCTTCTACGAGGGTGAGCAGATCCTGTACATTCACCCCGACGAATGCATCGACTGCGAGGCATGCGTCCCCGAGTGCCCCGTCGAAGCTATCTTCCATGAAGATAACGTCCCCGAAGAATGGGCCGCCTTCACAGAGCTCAACGCCGAGATGGCACCCCAGTGCCCGGTCATCACCGAAAAGAAAGAGCCTCTGGCCGACAGTTGA